A stretch of the Rhinoderma darwinii isolate aRhiDar2 chromosome 3, aRhiDar2.hap1, whole genome shotgun sequence genome encodes the following:
- the YIPF2 gene encoding protein YIPF2, with the protein MASADQLQFQEFDEAADLLAASPNATTKSVSEDGGPQHATLQMGADSEGEEGETDQTELLAPQKKASGFWTFQYYQDLFDVDTSQVLDRIRASFVPMPGKNFVRHHLRNNPDLYGPFWICATLVITVTVVGNLATFIQMHGHPDYNYSPQFHKVTVAGIVIYSYAWLVPLALWGFLQWRKGVSSTVGAYSFMETVCVYGYSLSPFIPSTVLCVIPYEIFRWIILLVAMCLSGFVLLLAFWPHVRRDNKMVAIGMLASMVLLHVLLAVGCKEYFFQRVEGEHMSRPLIVTTPKGHITTKA; encoded by the exons ATGGCGTCCGCCGACCAACTCCAGTTCCAAG AGTTTGATGAAGCGGCCGACCTTCTTGCTGCAAGTCCGAATGCCACGACGAAGAGTGTGAGTGAGGACGGAGGACCCCAGCATGCCACCCTACAGATGGGCGCGGACagcgagggggaggagggggagacgGATCAGACTGAG CTCCTCGCACCTCAGAAGAAAGCCTCCGGCTTCTGGACCTTCCAGTACTACCAGGACCTCTTTGATGTAGACACTTCCCAG GTGCTGGACAGGATCAGAGCGTCCTTCGTTCCCATGCCAGGAAAGAACTTTGTCAGACATCACCTCCGAAACAATCCCGATCTGTACG GACCATTCTGGATTTGTGCCACATTGGTGATTACTGTCACAGTTGTGGGGAACTTGGCGACCTTTATCCAGATGCACGGCCATCCAGACTATAACTACAGTCCGCAGTTCCACAAAG TTACAGTGGCTGGCATCGTCATATACAGCTACGCCTGGCTCGTGCCTTTAGCACTCTGGGGATTTCTTCAGTGGAGGAAAGGGGTGAGCTCAACGGTGGGCGCCTACAGTTTTATGGAGACGGTTTGCGTCTATGGATACTCCTTGTCCCCGTTCATTCCTTCCACA GTGCTGTGTGTGATTCCATATGAGATATTCCGCTGGATCATCCTCCTGGTGGCCATGTGTCTCTCTGGCTTCGTCCTTCTCCTCGCCTTCTGGCCACACGTCCGAAGAGATAATAAAATGGTGGCTATTGGCATGCTTGCGAGCATGGTACTACTGCACGTGCTACTGGCTGTGGGGTGTAAG GAATATTTTTTCCAGAGAGTGGAAGGAGAGCACATGTCCAGACCTCTCATCGTTACAACACCAAAGGGCCACATAACCACAAAGGCGTAA